One genomic segment of Canis lupus baileyi chromosome 9, mCanLup2.hap1, whole genome shotgun sequence includes these proteins:
- the CARMIL3 gene encoding capping protein, Arp2/3 and myosin-I linker protein 3 isoform X8 gives MAKPGAELTRELQDSIRRCLSQGAVLQQHRVKLETKPKKFEDRVLALTSWRLHLFPLKVPAKVESSFNVLEIRAFNTLSQNQILVETERGLVSLRLPSAESVDQVTRHVSSALSKVCPGPGCLIRRGNADTPEGPRDTSPNSETSTSTTHSVCGGFSETYAALCDYNGLHCREEVQWDVDTIYHAEDNREFNLLDFSHLESRDLALMVAALAYNQWFTKLYCKDLRLGSEVLEQVLHTLSKSGSLEELVLDNAGLKTDFVQKLAGVFGENGSCVLHALTLSHNPIEDKGFLSLSQQLLCFPTGLTKLCLAKTAISPRGLQALGQTFGANPAFASSLRYLDLSKNPGLLATDEANALYSFLAQPNALMHLDLAGTDCAIDLLLGALLHGCCSHLTYLNLARNSCSHRKGREAPPAFKQFFSSAYTLSHVNLSATRLPLEALRALLQGLSLNTHLSDLHLDLSSCELRSAGAQALQEQLGTVTCVGSLDLSDNGFDSDLLTLVPALGKNKSLKHLFLGKNFNVKAKTLEEILHKLVQLIQEEDCSLQSLSVADSRLKLRTSILINALGSNTCLAKVDLSGNGMEDIGAKMLSKALQINSSLRTILWDRNNTSALGFLDIARALESNHTLRFMSFPVSDISQAYRSAPERTEDVWQKIQWCLVRNNHSQTCPQEQAFRLQQGLVTSSAEQMLQRLCGRVQEEVRALRLCPLEPVQDELLYARDLIKDAKNSRALFPSLYELGHVLANDGPVRQRLESVASEVSKAVDKELQVILESMVSLTQELCPVAMRVAEGHNKMLSNVAERVTVPRNFIRGALLEQAGQDIQNKLDEVKLSVVTYLTNSIVDEILQELYHSHKSLARHLAQLKTLSDPPLGPGQGQDLSSRGRGRNHDHEETTDDELGTNIDTMAIKKQKRCRKIRPVSAFISGSPQDMESQLGSLGIPPGWFSGLGSSQPTASGSWEDLSELPTHGYKLRHQTQGRPRPPRTTPPGPGRPSQMPVTGTRQENGMATRLDEGLEDFFSRRVMDESSSYPRTLRTLRPGLSEPPLPPLQKKRRRGLFHFRRPRSFKGDRGPGSPTTGLLLPPPPPPPPTQESPPSPDPPSLGNNSSPCWSPEEESGPLPGFGGSRGPSFRRKMGPGPDLEGSVQAWQKRRSSDDAGPGAWKPPPPPQSTKPSFSAMRRAEATWHIAEESAPNHSCQSPSPASQDGEEEKDGALFPERTIPARNAKLQDPPLAPRPPKPVAVPRGRRPPQEPGGREEAEAGGTAPGMNKPRLRLGSQQDQEEPEVQGPPDPGRRTAPLKPKRTRRAQSCDKLEPDRRQPPDPTAGTSEPGTD, from the exons ATGGCCAAGCCCGGCGCGGAGCTCACCCGCGAGCTGCAAG ATAGCATCAGGAGGTGCCTAAGCCAAGGGGCTGTGCTCCAACAACATCGGGTGAAGCTGGAAACGAAACCCAAGAAGTTTGAGGATCGAGTTCTG GCCCTGACGTCCTGGCGCCTCCACCTCTTCCCTCTGAAGGTCCCAGCCAAG GTGGAGAGCTCCTTCAATGTCCTAGAAATCCGCGCCTTCAATACACTCAGTCAGAACCAG ATCCTAGTGGAGACGGAGCGTGGCCTGGTGAGCCTGCGGCTGCCATCCGCAGAGAGCGTAGACCAGGTGACGCGACATGTGAGCTCTGCCCTCTCCAAGGTCTGCCCTGGCCCCGG GTGTCTAATCCGGCGTGGAAATGCTGACACCCCAGAAGGGCCCCGAGACACATCCCCCAACTCTGAGACTTCCACATCTACTACTCATAGCGTCTGCG GTGGCTTCTCCGAGACCTATGCTGCCCTGTGTGACTACAATGGACTGCACTGCCGGGAGGAGGTGCAATGG GATGTGGACACCATCTATCATGCCGAGGATAACCGGGAGTTCAATCTTTTGGATTTCAGCCACTTGGAAAGCCG AGACTTGGCCCTAATGGTGGCAGCCCTGGCCTACAATCAGTGGTTCACCAAACTCTACTGCAAGGATCTGCGACTG GGCTCTGAAGTGCTAGAACAGGTGCTACATACCCTGAGCAAGTCTGGGAGCCTTGAAGAGCTGGTGCTGGACAATGCTGGGCTTAAGAC GGACTTTGTCCAGAAGCTGGCCGGGGTGTTTGGGGAGAACGGGAGCTGTGTGCTGCATGCCCTCACTCTGTCCCACAACCCCATCGAGGACAAGG GCTTCCTCAGTCTGAGTCAGCAGCTCCTCTGCTTCCCCACTGGCCTCACCAAATTGTGCCTGGCCAAGACTGCCATTTCCCCTCGAG GGCTCCAGGCGCTGGGCCAGACCTTCGGGGCCAACCCAGCCTTTGCCAGCTCCCTTCGATACCTGGACCTGAGCAAGAACCCTGGGCTGCTCGCCACAGATGAGGCCAAT GCCCTCTACAGTTTCCTGGCCCAGCCCAATGCTCTGATGCACCTGGACCTGGCAGGGACTGACTGCGCCATTGACTTG CTTCTGGGAGCCCTGCTCCACGGGTGCTGCTCCCACCTAACCTACCTCAACCTGGCGCGCAACAGCTGCTCCCACAG gaagggcagggaggcCCCGCCGGCCTTCAAGCAGTTCTTCAGCAGCGCCTACACACTGAGCCACGTCAACCTGTCTGCCACAAGGCTGCCCCTGGAGGCCCTCAG GGCACTGCTCCAGGGCCTCTCCCTCAACACTCACCTCAGTGACCTGCACCTGGACCTCAGCAGCTGTGAG CTCCGCTCAGCAGGAGCCCAGGCTTTGCAGGAGCAGCTGGGGACTGTCACCTGTGTGGGCAGCCTGGATCTGTCAGACAATG GGTTTGACTCCGACCTCCTGACGCTGGTGCCTGCACTTGGAAAGAACAAGTCCCTCAAGCACCTGTTCCTGGGCAAGAACTTCAACGTCAAGGCCAA GACCCTGGAGGAAATCCTCCATAAGCTGGTGCAACTGATCCAAGAAGAGGATTGT TCCCTGCAGTCACTGTCTGTGGCAGACTCGCGGCTGAAGCTTCGCACCAGCATCCTCATCAATGCACTGGGAAGCAACACCTGCCTAGCCAAGGTAGACCTGAGCGGCAACGGCATGGAGGACATCGGGGCCAAGATGCTGTCCAAGGCCCTGCAGATCAACTCCTCCCTCAG AACCATCCTATGGGATCGGAACAACACATCTGCCCTGGGCTTTCTGGACATTGCGAGGGCCCTGGAGAG CAACCACACACTGCGCTTCATGTCCTTCCCTGTGAGCGACATCTCCCAAGCCTACCGCAGTGCCCCTGAGCGCACCGAGGATGTCTGGCAGAAG ATCCAGTGGTGCCTGGTGAGGAACAACCACTCCCAGACGTGCCCCCAGGAGCAGGCCTTCAGGCTGCAGCAGGGCCTAGTGACCAGCAGCGCCGAGCAA ATGCTGCAGCGGCTGTGCGGCCGAGTGCAAGAGGAGGTTCGGGCACTGAGGTTGTGCCCCCTGGAACCTGTGCAAGATGAGCTGCTTTATGCTCGGGACCTCATCAAGGATGCCAAAAATTCACGGGCG CTATTCCCCAGCCTCTACGAGCTGGGCCACGTGCTAGCCAATGATGGGCCTGTACGACAGAGGCTGGAGTCGGTTGCTAGTGAGGTGTCCAAGGCTGTGGACAAAGAGCTGCAG gtgatcctggagtcgaTGGTCAGCCTAACACAGGAGTTATGTCCCGTGGCCATGCGAGTGGCTGAGGGGCACAACAAGATGCTGAGCAATGTGGCCGAGCGCGTCACTGTGCCCCGGAACTTCATCCGAGGGGCGCTGCTGGAGCAGGCAGGACAGGACATTCAGAACAAGCTGGA CGAAGTGAAGCTCTCAGTAGTCACCTACTTGACCAACTCCATAGTGGATGAAATCCTGCAGGAGCTCTACCACTCCCATAAGAGCCTG gcccGGCACCTGGCCCAGCTAAAGACACTATCAGATCCACCGTTGGggccaggccaagggcaggatcTGTCCTCCCGGGGCCGAGGCCGGAACCACGACCATGAGGAGACCACAGATGATGAACTTGGGACCAATATT GACACCATGGCCATCAAAAAGCAGAAACGCTGCCGCAAGATCCGGCCAGTGTCCGCCTTCATTA GTGGGAGCCCTCAGGACATGGAAAGCcagctggggagcctggggatCCCCCCCGGCTGGTTCTCAGGACTCGGGAGCAGCCAGCCCACAGCCAGTGGCTCCTGGGAGGATCTGTCTGAGCTGCCCACTCACGGCTATAAACTGAGGCATCAAACACAAGGCAGGCCCCGGCCCCCCAGGACCACACCTCCAGGACCCGGTCGGCCCAGT CAGATGCCAGTGACTGGGACTCGTCAGGAGAATGGGATGGCCACCCGCCTGGATGAGGGGCTGGAGGACTTTTTCAGCCGAAGGGTCATGGATGAAAGCTCCAG CTACCCCCGGACTCTGCGGACCCTGCGGCCAGGCCTCTCAGAGCCACCGCTGCCTCCACTCCAGAAGAAGAGGCGCAGAGGCCTGTTTCACTTCCGCCGGCCCCGGAGCTTCAAGGGGGACCGGGGCCCAGGGTCCCCCACCACCGggctcctcctccctccgcccccacccccacccccaactcaggAGAGTCCTCCCAGTCCAGATCCCCCCAGCCTCGGCAATAACTCCTCCCCCTGTTGGAGCCCAGAGGAGGAGAGTGGCCCCCTCCCTGGATTTGGGGGGAGCCGAGGGCCTTCCTTCCGCAGGAAGATG GGCCCAGGCCCAGACCTGGAGGGCAGTGTCCAGGCTTGGCAGAAACGGCGCTCTTCAGACGACGCAG ggcctggggcctggaagcccccaccgccaccccaaAGCACCAAGCCAAGCTTCAGCGCCATGCGCCGAGCAGAGGCCACATGGCACATAG CGGAGGAGAGTGCCCCCAACCACAGCTGCCagagccccagcccagcctctcaggatggggaggaagagaaagatggggCCCTCTTCCCAGAGAGGACCATTCCCGCTAGGAATGCCAAG CTACAGGACCCCCCTTTAGCTCCACGGCCTCCCAAACCAGTGGCTGTGCCTAGGGGCCGCCGCCCCCCTCAggagcctgggggcagggaggaggctgaAGCTGGGGGTACAGCCCCAGGAATGAATAAGCCCAGGCTGAGGCTGGGCTCCCAGCAGGACCAAGAGGAGCCTGAGGTCCAAG
- the CARMIL3 gene encoding capping protein, Arp2/3 and myosin-I linker protein 3 isoform X4, with product MAKPGAELTRELQDSIRRCLSQGAVLQQHRVKLETKPKKFEDRVLALTSWRLHLFPLKVPAKVESSFNVLEIRAFNTLSQNQILVETERGLVSLRLPSAESVDQVTRHVSSALSKVCPGPGCLIRRGNADTPEGPRDTSPNSETSTSTTHSVCGGFSETYAALCDYNGLHCREEVQWDVDTIYHAEDNREFNLLDFSHLESRDLALMVAALAYNQWFTKLYCKDLRLGSEVLEQVLHTLSKSGSLEELVLDNAGLKTDFVQKLAGVFGENGSCVLHALTLSHNPIEDKGFLSLSQQLLCFPTGLTKLCLAKTAISPRGLQALGQTFGANPAFASSLRYLDLSKNPGLLATDEANALYSFLAQPNALMHLDLAGTDCAIDLLLGALLHGCCSHLTYLNLARNSCSHRKGREAPPAFKQFFSSAYTLSHVNLSATRLPLEALRALLQGLSLNTHLSDLHLDLSSCELRSAGAQALQEQLGTVTCVGSLDLSDNGFDSDLLTLVPALGKNKSLKHLFLGKNFNVKAKTLEEILHKLVQLIQEEDCSLQSLSVADSRLKLRTSILINALGSNTCLAKVDLSGNGMEDIGAKMLSKALQINSSLRTILWDRNNTSALGFLDIARALESNHTLRFMSFPVSDISQAYRSAPERTEDVWQKIQWCLVRNNHSQTCPQEQAFRLQQGLVTSSAEQMLQRLCGRVQEEVRALRLCPLEPVQDELLYARDLIKDAKNSRALFPSLYELGHVLANDGPVRQRLESVASEVSKAVDKELQVILESMVSLTQELCPVAMRVAEGHNKMLSNVAERVTVPRNFIRGALLEQAGQDIQNKLDEVKLSVVTYLTNSIVDEILQELYHSHKSLARHLAQLKTLSDPPLGPGQGQDLSSRGRGRNHDHEETTDDELGTNIDTMAIKKQKRCRKIRPVSAFISGSPQDMESQLGSLGIPPGWFSGLGSSQPTASGSWEDLSELPTHGYKLRHQTQGRPRPPRTTPPGPGRPSMPVTGTRQENGMATRLDEGLEDFFSRRVMDESSSYPRTLRTLRPGLSEPPLPPLQKKRRRGLFHFRRPRSFKGDRGPGSPTTGLLLPPPPPPPPTQESPPSPDPPSLGNNSSPCWSPEEESGPLPGFGGSRGPSFRRKMGTEGAEPGEGGLAPGTAQQPRVHGVALPGLGRAKGWSFDGKREGPGPDLEGSVQAWQKRRSSDDAGPGAWKPPPPPQSTKPSFSAMRRAEATWHIAEESAPNHSCQSPSPASQDGEEEKDGALFPERTIPARNAKLQDPPLAPRPPKPVAVPRGRRPPQEPGGREEAEAGGTAPGMNKPRLRLGSQQDQEEPEVQGPPDPGRRTAPLKPKRTRRAQSCDKLEPDRRQPPDPTGTSEPGTD from the exons ATGGCCAAGCCCGGCGCGGAGCTCACCCGCGAGCTGCAAG ATAGCATCAGGAGGTGCCTAAGCCAAGGGGCTGTGCTCCAACAACATCGGGTGAAGCTGGAAACGAAACCCAAGAAGTTTGAGGATCGAGTTCTG GCCCTGACGTCCTGGCGCCTCCACCTCTTCCCTCTGAAGGTCCCAGCCAAG GTGGAGAGCTCCTTCAATGTCCTAGAAATCCGCGCCTTCAATACACTCAGTCAGAACCAG ATCCTAGTGGAGACGGAGCGTGGCCTGGTGAGCCTGCGGCTGCCATCCGCAGAGAGCGTAGACCAGGTGACGCGACATGTGAGCTCTGCCCTCTCCAAGGTCTGCCCTGGCCCCGG GTGTCTAATCCGGCGTGGAAATGCTGACACCCCAGAAGGGCCCCGAGACACATCCCCCAACTCTGAGACTTCCACATCTACTACTCATAGCGTCTGCG GTGGCTTCTCCGAGACCTATGCTGCCCTGTGTGACTACAATGGACTGCACTGCCGGGAGGAGGTGCAATGG GATGTGGACACCATCTATCATGCCGAGGATAACCGGGAGTTCAATCTTTTGGATTTCAGCCACTTGGAAAGCCG AGACTTGGCCCTAATGGTGGCAGCCCTGGCCTACAATCAGTGGTTCACCAAACTCTACTGCAAGGATCTGCGACTG GGCTCTGAAGTGCTAGAACAGGTGCTACATACCCTGAGCAAGTCTGGGAGCCTTGAAGAGCTGGTGCTGGACAATGCTGGGCTTAAGAC GGACTTTGTCCAGAAGCTGGCCGGGGTGTTTGGGGAGAACGGGAGCTGTGTGCTGCATGCCCTCACTCTGTCCCACAACCCCATCGAGGACAAGG GCTTCCTCAGTCTGAGTCAGCAGCTCCTCTGCTTCCCCACTGGCCTCACCAAATTGTGCCTGGCCAAGACTGCCATTTCCCCTCGAG GGCTCCAGGCGCTGGGCCAGACCTTCGGGGCCAACCCAGCCTTTGCCAGCTCCCTTCGATACCTGGACCTGAGCAAGAACCCTGGGCTGCTCGCCACAGATGAGGCCAAT GCCCTCTACAGTTTCCTGGCCCAGCCCAATGCTCTGATGCACCTGGACCTGGCAGGGACTGACTGCGCCATTGACTTG CTTCTGGGAGCCCTGCTCCACGGGTGCTGCTCCCACCTAACCTACCTCAACCTGGCGCGCAACAGCTGCTCCCACAG gaagggcagggaggcCCCGCCGGCCTTCAAGCAGTTCTTCAGCAGCGCCTACACACTGAGCCACGTCAACCTGTCTGCCACAAGGCTGCCCCTGGAGGCCCTCAG GGCACTGCTCCAGGGCCTCTCCCTCAACACTCACCTCAGTGACCTGCACCTGGACCTCAGCAGCTGTGAG CTCCGCTCAGCAGGAGCCCAGGCTTTGCAGGAGCAGCTGGGGACTGTCACCTGTGTGGGCAGCCTGGATCTGTCAGACAATG GGTTTGACTCCGACCTCCTGACGCTGGTGCCTGCACTTGGAAAGAACAAGTCCCTCAAGCACCTGTTCCTGGGCAAGAACTTCAACGTCAAGGCCAA GACCCTGGAGGAAATCCTCCATAAGCTGGTGCAACTGATCCAAGAAGAGGATTGT TCCCTGCAGTCACTGTCTGTGGCAGACTCGCGGCTGAAGCTTCGCACCAGCATCCTCATCAATGCACTGGGAAGCAACACCTGCCTAGCCAAGGTAGACCTGAGCGGCAACGGCATGGAGGACATCGGGGCCAAGATGCTGTCCAAGGCCCTGCAGATCAACTCCTCCCTCAG AACCATCCTATGGGATCGGAACAACACATCTGCCCTGGGCTTTCTGGACATTGCGAGGGCCCTGGAGAG CAACCACACACTGCGCTTCATGTCCTTCCCTGTGAGCGACATCTCCCAAGCCTACCGCAGTGCCCCTGAGCGCACCGAGGATGTCTGGCAGAAG ATCCAGTGGTGCCTGGTGAGGAACAACCACTCCCAGACGTGCCCCCAGGAGCAGGCCTTCAGGCTGCAGCAGGGCCTAGTGACCAGCAGCGCCGAGCAA ATGCTGCAGCGGCTGTGCGGCCGAGTGCAAGAGGAGGTTCGGGCACTGAGGTTGTGCCCCCTGGAACCTGTGCAAGATGAGCTGCTTTATGCTCGGGACCTCATCAAGGATGCCAAAAATTCACGGGCG CTATTCCCCAGCCTCTACGAGCTGGGCCACGTGCTAGCCAATGATGGGCCTGTACGACAGAGGCTGGAGTCGGTTGCTAGTGAGGTGTCCAAGGCTGTGGACAAAGAGCTGCAG gtgatcctggagtcgaTGGTCAGCCTAACACAGGAGTTATGTCCCGTGGCCATGCGAGTGGCTGAGGGGCACAACAAGATGCTGAGCAATGTGGCCGAGCGCGTCACTGTGCCCCGGAACTTCATCCGAGGGGCGCTGCTGGAGCAGGCAGGACAGGACATTCAGAACAAGCTGGA CGAAGTGAAGCTCTCAGTAGTCACCTACTTGACCAACTCCATAGTGGATGAAATCCTGCAGGAGCTCTACCACTCCCATAAGAGCCTG gcccGGCACCTGGCCCAGCTAAAGACACTATCAGATCCACCGTTGGggccaggccaagggcaggatcTGTCCTCCCGGGGCCGAGGCCGGAACCACGACCATGAGGAGACCACAGATGATGAACTTGGGACCAATATT GACACCATGGCCATCAAAAAGCAGAAACGCTGCCGCAAGATCCGGCCAGTGTCCGCCTTCATTA GTGGGAGCCCTCAGGACATGGAAAGCcagctggggagcctggggatCCCCCCCGGCTGGTTCTCAGGACTCGGGAGCAGCCAGCCCACAGCCAGTGGCTCCTGGGAGGATCTGTCTGAGCTGCCCACTCACGGCTATAAACTGAGGCATCAAACACAAGGCAGGCCCCGGCCCCCCAGGACCACACCTCCAGGACCCGGTCGGCCCAGT ATGCCAGTGACTGGGACTCGTCAGGAGAATGGGATGGCCACCCGCCTGGATGAGGGGCTGGAGGACTTTTTCAGCCGAAGGGTCATGGATGAAAGCTCCAG CTACCCCCGGACTCTGCGGACCCTGCGGCCAGGCCTCTCAGAGCCACCGCTGCCTCCACTCCAGAAGAAGAGGCGCAGAGGCCTGTTTCACTTCCGCCGGCCCCGGAGCTTCAAGGGGGACCGGGGCCCAGGGTCCCCCACCACCGggctcctcctccctccgcccccacccccacccccaactcaggAGAGTCCTCCCAGTCCAGATCCCCCCAGCCTCGGCAATAACTCCTCCCCCTGTTGGAGCCCAGAGGAGGAGAGTGGCCCCCTCCCTGGATTTGGGGGGAGCCGAGGGCCTTCCTTCCGCAGGAAGATG ggcactgagggggcagagccaggggaggggggcctgGCCCCTGGGACAGCACAGCAGCCAAGGGTCCATGGTGTTGCCCTTCCTGGGTTGGGAAGAGCCAAGGGTTGGAGCTTCGACGGGAAACGAGAG GGCCCAGGCCCAGACCTGGAGGGCAGTGTCCAGGCTTGGCAGAAACGGCGCTCTTCAGACGACGCAG ggcctggggcctggaagcccccaccgccaccccaaAGCACCAAGCCAAGCTTCAGCGCCATGCGCCGAGCAGAGGCCACATGGCACATAG CGGAGGAGAGTGCCCCCAACCACAGCTGCCagagccccagcccagcctctcaggatggggaggaagagaaagatggggCCCTCTTCCCAGAGAGGACCATTCCCGCTAGGAATGCCAAG CTACAGGACCCCCCTTTAGCTCCACGGCCTCCCAAACCAGTGGCTGTGCCTAGGGGCCGCCGCCCCCCTCAggagcctgggggcagggaggaggctgaAGCTGGGGGTACAGCCCCAGGAATGAATAAGCCCAGGCTGAGGCTGGGCTCCCAGCAGGACCAAGAGGAGCCTGAGGTCCAAG